The Brachionichthys hirsutus isolate HB-005 unplaced genomic scaffold, CSIRO-AGI_Bhir_v1 contig_989, whole genome shotgun sequence DNA segment TTTGGGTATGGCAGTCAATGCTTTTGGCACACCGGCAGAAGCAAACGGAAACTTGGGAGCGAAATACAAAATCCTCAACAGCAGGGAGCAAGTCCTCCAAGGAGAAAACTAAACTCATCAACAatggctgcacctgctgcaaaTTTATTTTCCGCCCCATTTTCCTCACCCCTGCCAGCCACCAAAAATAGGAAATTAAGGTCTGAGGAGTGCGTACAATGAAATCATTGGATTTCTGAATGATGAAGTCCTCCTATTCACAACGTCAAACAGTCAGCACCCACTGTTCCATCTAAGGGATTTAGACACAAAGATGCCTGGTGTTCCTTTAAACAGttgaaaaaaaggttttcagaaTATGTGTGAGTCCAGTGAAGTGAATCCAGTGCAATTGCTTCCTCTCTGCTATTATTTATCTTGTGTGTATAGTGTGTTTAATTTATTATgcacagggggaaaaaatactTCATTTTAAGTCAGACTCTGCTAAGCTTAGCAGAAAAAGTGCAAACAGCTTAGTTCAGCATACAACCTGGAACGAGGTAGCCTGGAAATAACTCAGCCAACCAGCACTTTTAATTGCAAATTTACACCTTGTTTGCTTAATCTGCTTTTGTACCGATCAAACAAATGAAGTAACGTGCTAATTAGGGCGCTATGGAGGTACTGTGCAGATTTTATTCCCGTTTGACAGCACTGGGCTAACTAGTTTCCAGTTTAAACAAAGCTGCTGGCTGTAGGCTCATATGCTCTATCAAAATATGAGCGATATCAACCTCATCCAAGTTTACACTTCGATATAAAAATTGACATCCTTTAGTGAGCACTCAATAATGTAAAATCATGGCAACAGGAAGAACTTGTAAATCCATATTTACAGAGCTTGCGGAGCTAACAATCACATCACGAGTTTTGTGATGTCACCTCAATAAAAGTCAGGTGAGCCTATACAAGCTCGATCTTTAATTTGCTCAAGTTGTATCATCAATAATTTAAACACCTGGTTCTGACAACAAAGTCagtatgtgaaataaaaaatagaatctCTCAGTTTTGGTTGTATCATTTCTTTATATCAGGGGCTATGAATGATCTAGGCTTGTCGATGAAGGGCCAACTGCCTGACAGAGCAAAGAAAAGAGACGtcaaccaaatcaaaacaaacatctgcACGGCAGATATAAAACACTGCTGCATTTGCACTAACACTAATCGTAATGTGACTATTTATGTGATTTTCCTGGGTTTGCTGTAGGGCCACAGACGAAATGACAGCAGATCAATCTCATTACATTTCTGTTCCACTGTGCAAACTGCTGCATCAAGAATACAAATCAGCCAAATCAAATCTCACTTCCTGGATTTCTAAGATGCCAGTCAATAATAAACACTCACTGCATTAATAGAATCTCAGCACCTCAAGTGCACATTAATAAGTCAGTACCCTCTACAGTTCTCGATTGCAGCCATCCTTTAATTGTTTAAATGACACCATTAGTAATGGTTTGAAGTCGCATGCAGCACGCATGAAATATGATTGGATTTTTGCATGAAGGCTGCATTAAATCCTGTAGCTTTAACTAACAGCATCTAGAATCTCCTGACTCTAGGCAGTTCAGTATCGAGCCAATAGAACACCATCTCCAATAAAGCATAATACCTACCATATACAAAGAGGATGTAGTCATCATAGGCCTCACCCACGCCATTGGATGCCACACAACGGTAGGTGCCATTATAGGACTTGTTGAGGTTCTCAATGTACAGGTCAGACCCAGTAACGACAGCGTGGGGTGGCACTTCCTCTTCTACTCTCAGCCAGTTGATCTGATGGGGACTGGACAGAATAAATACCACACACATCACTCACCCGCTGTCTACTCAACCTAGAAATCTTAAGTAAAGGTCAATCTGATATTGTCTGAGGAGAGCCATCGTCAGACGCTGTCTAATGATGTGCTTTATTCAGCATGGTAACAACCGATAACATTTGAATAGTGCAATGAAATGTAAAGGTTAAGGGGGCGCTCTGGCCGCTGAAGCATGGTTATACAGCGCAGGATATGAAAATAAACTGACATGCCAGTGTTTTTGTGGCGTCCTGATGTACGTCCATCTGCGTGAATACTCACTGTGGTTTTCCTTCTGCAATGCATGTCAAATCTAGGTTGTCACCCTCTCGAGTTACGCCTTCAGGATACGTGACCACAATCTTCACTTCGGGTTTATCTGAGAATGAAAGAACCATCAATGACCTGCAGCACATTTATTCAAACAAAAGCTAATTGCTTATTGTCCTACAAAGTGAAGCACTGAGTGAAACGGGCTCCGAACGGGCTATAGCAAAAAaatttttggggtttttttttaatcaatgctCGCCAATGATTACCAAAATGTCAAGCGGTTCCAGTCAAgctttctctttattttcaaAGGTCACACAAAACAGTTGTCTacctgataaaaataaaatattcgaCACAGACTACAGAAGGGTACGTTAACCTTTTGTCGAAGTGTAACAGCATGTAAGGCAGCCTGGACCTCTTCCATCAATGCACAGTTTAAAGAACGTAAACATCATCTGTCATGACTGTCTCTCCTGGGCCACAGCACCAGTACTCTGTACTCTACGTCTCAGCGGGCTGGATTCACAAATACAGCAGGCTGTTGTAAAGCTGGGTGCTTTGCTGCTATAGGCAACAGGTGACACTATCATGATTGAGTAAAGGGGTATCCTCTCAAAAGGCTCATTTACTCACAATGTGATGTTCAAAACTTTGTGAAAAACTGTATCTGCAAATCGTCCGGCAGTTAAAATGTCAGGTGATGTATCCCAGAGGTAAACGTGTCCACGTCCTgttgcaggcaggcaggcagttGCACTTACGTTTCCAAAGATGTGAACCAATGAAGCTCCAGCTTGTCCGAGCAAGATCAAAATTTCCATTTTATAGGATGAGTGAAGTACAGCTTTGGGTCACTCACATAGGACGTCCAAGTGTCTTTGAGCCAGGAGGTCCCTTGCGGCTGGGTGGTCAACGATACAGTCCACTGTCACGCCATCGTCCTCTTTGGTGACAGAAAATCTCACCCGGCTGGTGACAGTAAACATCCTGTCATACGTCTCATCCACTGTTGCCTCGCCTAGAAAAATACAAGTATATAAGGTGAAAAAAGATAATGGTTAACCTACAGGTTGTCCTCACTCAATGGTGTACTGGTTTAGCGGCGACTCGGTGCTACGATGAgcagaatgcactggctgcagagttgtgagtgagtacatACATGTACAGCATAATTGGCCGAAACATATCCAAAGATAAAGGTTTTTTGACAACGCAAAAATGTCGGCCAAGTTGTTGGTCAACGGGCGTTTCGTTTAACGACAAAAtagtttagcgacggggtcttcggaacaTAACTCAgttgttaagtgaggaccacctgtaatCATAACTGTATTCTGCAGTAACCCTAACCTGTAGTGACCATAATAAGCAATATTCAGATATTAAGCACATACTGCTTGAAGAAGTGAAGTACTTTTACATGGCATTTACATTGATTACTATTAATTCATTACTTTGTTATGTCTTGTCCAAAAAAGACTTTAGGAGGACTCGTATGTGCCCCAGGCCTTCAATTCTGACAAGAGCTGCAACCAGCAAATATGTCATATAAAACTGTTAATGAATGCTCCTGCAGCTTGAGGGTTAAGCATTGTTGGGGCTAGCCCAGCAGTAATCTGCTACCCACAAGGCCCTAGGCTGTCAGAGGGGCATTCATTTAGAGAGCATTACAATGCCACAGGGGCACCGCATTAGCTGCAGTGCTGAGTGTGATGGTTTACTCGCACTTAATGAAGTGAAGAAATAATTACAACTCGACTCTGACCTGCAGCACACTTCCATTTCAGCCCTGTCACAGGGGAGCCTAGCTGGACTCAAGGAGGGCAAAACACTGTTGTTCCATTGCTGATgatcacaacacacacacatgcggcCTCTTGATGGATATTAACCCCATGTAACATAAACCCACACCATGCACAAACCAGCCTGAAATTGTAAGTAAGTAAGCGGTGAGTGCACTTCAGGGCATTGCATCTGACCTCTGTGCAGCGGTGACCAatcagaacacaacaaaaacagtttCAAGTCAGGATGACAGGGGCAGTCATCATCAGCCCAAGGTCGAACTGAGATACCAGAGGGCAACATAGGTGCCAGCTGGATCAACGTACAGAAGCACAACCAAGTCACTGGAATAGTTTTCAGAAACATCTATGGATTCCATGAACACCATCTGAAACCTCAGTCCAGGAGAGCACAGTCCTACAGCTATGATACTGTGCAACTCTACAATCATCTTCAGTAAAACCAGTTCTGTTGCAGTCATAGAATGCCGCCTTGTTACAGTCACAGAGCAATGTCTCCGTGTTAGCATTACATAATGTTATCAGCTTGATTTGATGCAAAAACATGCATGCTTTTCACTTCAGTCTCTCTGTTGCCTTCACTCAATCACTCAAGTGTGAAGCACCACACAAGGTCACCTAGTGAGGTCACTGAGGGTGCTCCTAATGACGTGAGTGGAGGGTTGTGATGAACAGCCATTATCCTCTCAGCCAATCATAGTAATTGTCTAAGACTAATCGCAGCACTGCACGTCTCatggaaataaatgtcataGAAAAAACATGGTAGCGTTGgatgaaatgttaaaaaagatTACAATGCTATTGCTGTTAGATTTCAATACATGTCAAATATAATTTGCAACCATTGTTGATGATTTTGTACGGGACTTCAGAGAGACatgtttttttataaaacagcaACATATTTTCTTGAACTACGTTGTCTGTGTGGATATTCCTCAAAGTCCCAACATTTGACCTCTGCATGATGCAAAATACCAAAGAGAATTtcaaagcatatttcaaggataAAAGTGCTGCTTGCCATTTCAGTGTcataaaaaaacactaaatatgATTTCCTTCATTAATTTGGAtcaagatgattaaaataatatatatatattactatatATAGTCATGAAACCAATAACATTTGAATGCAAAGGAGACAAGTATTGCTGCAGAGATGCCAATCAAACACTTGTGAGCATCAAGCACTGATCAAGGCCAAAGAAATCAAGCATAACATCTTCTCATGGTGACATCTCCTTTCAGTCAGTTTCTAACCCGAGACCTCTGCCTGCCAACATGCTGAGCAAACTGTTTGATTGGCTTTGACAGAAAAGAAGCACTGGTATTACCATCAGTAAAACAAGCTGTGATTGGGATGATACAGAAAAGTCTTCTGAACTCGAGCCACATATGACTTAAGAACAAAATGACAACTGTACCACTGTTGGACTATGTTTACCAAGCCATCATTTCTGGAGGGTTTGCACACTATCTGTAATCCCTTATCAACAGTTAATACTTGAACACTTATCACTTATAAACCATTAATAAGAACAATGTTCAATGTGAATTTaatacaacaataaaaatgacaacaataataaaacaacaacaacaccactactactactactactaataataataatgaaatgtatACTTTTTAACATAAAAATGATCCTTTCTGTTTAGGTCTCACTCAAACAGATCCATCTGTAGGATCTTCACTCGATTTAGAACTGGAAACAATGCACCAGAATCTGGATTCAATAACGAATTTGTCCCAAGCCACCACGATGAATGTTTGCAAAACCAATTTGgccatttttactgtgttaaaATTAACCCGCAGTACTCTTTCTCACACTTACAGCTGTCTTGGCAGCGCACAGACATTAAAACAACATTTGTTAAAACTCAGAAGCTAATGAAATGTTTAGCACATCCATAATGAGTAGTGATTGGTGTTTCCCGGGGTACGGGAGGACGTGACTCTCTAGCTTTTTTTATGTCTCCACTGCCACTATGGATTAGCCCCGCTCACCGCGTGAATGGCATTTTGCTGATCCGACCATCCCGTTGTCTTTCCCTCAACTCCACAACACTACACAATTCATAAACAGAAATCGACTTTGACTCCTGTAGGGATTATTGGAGGCACAGATGGCATTTAGTTTCACATTCGCACTTGCCTAAATATTTCATCTCTCAACAAGACAAATGAATCCTCTCCATTcatatatgcatatatgcatgcaATATGACAACAAACCCAACGATATCCACTTTGTGTACCTATGATATGACTAAAATGAATATCTCCCTTGCTGTACAATACTTTTGCAATGAATAATTGATGAGCCCTAATCACAACTGAGAGGTAATAAGAATGATTCACTGCCCCTTATTTTATACCCCTCTCTGCAAATGCCTAGAGCTGGCAAAAGGCACTGAAAAGAAATGTGCCAAAATGAGTTCATAACCATAACCAGATTAATTATGTATAGATGTTTTGAATTAATGGTTGCCTTGCCTTTAACATTTGACATCCTTCATCATTTAGTAAATATCACATGTACTATTTGCGCTTTTTTAGCGTCTCTGAAATTAACCCCACCAAATGAAGGGTGCATCTAAAAGCGAATGGTTTGTGCATTGTATGTGAAACATAACTTGTGCCTGGCTAGCAGCTCTTTTAGACATGAATGCAGAGTTTGATTGCGtcatgctgcagctgagcagagCCCTGGACATAGAATACTACATATATATGATTATATGTCAAGGATCCTTGTTTTTCATGCCAGCACTACATATTAACATATATAATTTCCTAAGGATGACGATGCTGAGGATGTTTTATGACTCTGTGGtctcatcctgtttgctgtagtgtgctggggcagcagactgagggtagcAGAAGCAAACACATCAGTGAAGCAGGTGGTATTGTAGggggtgaaactggactcaGAGATTGTGATGGAAAGAAGGATACTTCAGAAACTAGGAAGCATCCTGGGCAACAccacccaccccctccatcagctcctggtacaatAATGGGGCACAcggacaatgagactgagacTGGGACCCCCCCAAATTTGTATTGCTTTTTTCATATTTCTCAATATTACAGTTTTCGATTTCGATTAATGCACCATGTGCATTCTGTCAATTCCGTATGGCTGTGTCTTGctgagtggagcaatgttgctgatagaatgtccctctgggattaataaagtattctgattctgaaacacCACACAGCATGTTACCGCTTATTAATGTTGGACCAAACTTCATTTCTTGACATGGCAGAAACTTTTCCAGAGATGAGGCCTTGCAGGGAAATGAACAAGGGGTGCAGCACATGAAGCAAACTGGGAGAGGCTGTTATTCTACAGACCTGTCAGTTCTTCCTCCCCTTTCATCCATCTGATGGAGGCAGCTGGCTTGCTGCCCATTGCTGTGCAGGTAAGCTCCGTCTCGTTCCCTTCACTGACCATGTCCTCGCGGCTCTCGATGATGGGGCTGCCTGGCGGGACTGACCCACAGCAATAGCAACAATCAGAAAGACATTTATCCTACACTCATCCATACATTCCCAAGTTGACAATCTCagtaaaaacagcaaataataatttgataaTGAGTATCACAAATGTATTTACACAGATCCAGTAACGCTACTCTGTTCTGATCCCTTGTAAATGCTGCATGCTAAAATAGATTTCAATGGGTTGAAGAGTCCTAATGacaattaataaaatgttttgaattctCGCACAATATTTTTCTGGATAAAGTACGATTTTTAAAGTTGGGTTTATATAAAAAGTTTAAgttcttctttttaaaattaatattacaatttactttgattaaaatgatttaattgcaCAGAAGTAAAAGATAATAGAAACATTTATATTCAATGATTCATTTCCAGAGTCAGTCCCATTTCCACACGTGCAGAAAGTTTCTGCTCGAGGTAGcatcctttgttttttttatcctttatttgGTTAAAAGCTGGGCAGCATGTTGGAGTGGTGGTTAGTGCTGTTACTCAGATCAAGAAGGTTTCATGCAGCCACATAAAACTACAGTaagtaaaaacaaacttttttaGTTGTCTTCATGCATGaaataacaaacatttcataTGTCTTATACTCTGAAATTTAACTTAACTTTGCCAAAGTTATATAACTGCATAATTAGATCAGACGGTCACAATACTATACAGAGATATAATGAAATTGTTGTTCTCAATAGCTTTCGCCAGTCAGAGCAGAAAACTTGCTGATCTCAAGTTacttgaaagaaaaaagaaagtcacTGGGGTGCTTATTTTAAGGACTCTTCAATACAGTTCTTGATTCAGAAATACTGCATCTAGTTTACAATTGTACAACTAGAGTAATTACTTTAAAGTGCTTTTAATTCCATTCAATCCCCCAGGATGTCTGCATGTATAATAACGCTTAACTAGAATAATTTCACTCCAAAGCATCAAAGTGTGGCGCAGCTGACTCTCAATGGGGAATCGTTTGGAGGAGCCAAGTCAACATTCACCGGGATCTGCAGTGTCAACACAGCTGCCAAAATCAACGTAGTCTGAGCCATCAGTTTCAGCATCTGCTCCTTTTCGTTACGCTGCGAACACGGCGAGATCCTAATTGgctgacattttgtttcagTTGTTACAAAAAGCAGGTTCAAAGATGACTATTTTTCCTATTCCCCGTCTTAAATAGAGCGGGAGACAATGGAAACGTGTTCGAGGAGGAGTGTGATGCGTGTGGGAGGTTCACAAATGTACCCTCACACCTACCCAGGACAGTGATGTCTGCATAGGCTTCCTGGGGAGGATCTGTGTAGAGCTGGCACACATAGCGTCCCTCATCGGAGAGTGACACATTGGACAGAGACACCCGCAGTTCGTTGTCAGAGAAATTCACCAGCTGGAACCGGCTGTCCTTCAGCGCTGTGGGAATACATGTGAGACAGAGACGGTAAGGATAGAGTGCAGGGACATGAGCaggagacatggggggggggcggcaaagGGAAGTGGAGAGGAGTGAGAATGAGAGATGGGAtaggagaagacaaaggagacaaaaggagaaaatgagGCAGAGGGCAGAGAGTTGCGCCCTTGTGTGAGCTTTCTCCTTAATTGAGTGAAAGAAAAGTGACTTTCAAAATGATTCATATAAGTTGATTAATAAAGTAGCTTTCCAGTTCACAGAGCAAAGACAGAAAGTGTGAAGGCTGCTCAAGATGGGAACTCTTGAAATGGACTGGCATGTCATGGGTGATTGCACCAAACCCACGTATTCCAGAAAAAGGAGAGGCATTCAAACATACATACAGGTAATGAATGAAATCACAGCACAGAGGTGCAGGATTGGATGCTTCAACCCCGAAAATCAAATCGGGCCTGGAATCTGTATAAAAACGGAGGCATCGAGGATGGATTTCCTTTTAATGTCGTCGAACTAGGCTGGCGAGTTTTTACTTTGCCTCTCATTTGAGTCAGCCCTCATCCTGGAGCACTATTTTACATAAACAGCTTGGTTTGAGTTGATTGGGAGTCCTTTTGATGTTTTGACCGGCCTCTGT contains these protein-coding regions:
- the LOC137915172 gene encoding cell adhesion molecule 1-like is translated as MAALLRVQGPENCCRDLGACQSPMPCEMPVWFRMGAAETVTVEGQNLATDNISVIEGEMATISCRVKNNDDSVIQLLNPNRQTIYFKDVRPLKDSRFQLVNFSDNELRVSLSNVSLSDEGRYVCQLYTDPPQEAYADITVLVPPGSPIIESREDMVSEGNETELTCTAMGSKPAASIRWMKGEEELTGEATVDETYDRMFTVTSRVRFSVTKEDDGVTVDCIVDHPAARDLLAQRHLDVLYKPEVKIVVTYPEGVTREGDNLDLTCIAEGKPHPHQINWLRVEEEVPPHAVVTGSDLYIENLNKSYNGTYRCVASNGVGEAYDDYILFVYDAPTTSPTPTINPVNTQDSRAGEGTPQKIDHAVIGGVVAVVMFAILCALIVLGRYFARHKGTYFTHEAKGADDAADADTAIINAEGGHSNTDEKKEYYI